A stretch of Deltaproteobacteria bacterium DNA encodes these proteins:
- a CDS encoding succinate dehydrogenase cytochrome b subunit — MNWLVRTLSTSVGKKQLMAITGMLFLLFLAAHLVGNLSIYLGAASFNSYSEHVHALGPLLVVMEVGLVLCALVHIIIAVVLFLENRKARPLKYAMDKTGSGGRTLSSRTMPYTGILILLFVIIHLSTVSRFFVDRSSRTIFDVLTQVFSHPGYIIFYTIAMVIVALHVRHGLWSAFQTVGASHPKYMPFIEKASIVFAVIVALGFGTLPLAISFMK, encoded by the coding sequence CATGCTGTTTCTGCTTTTTCTGGCAGCACATCTCGTGGGTAATCTTTCTATTTACCTGGGAGCTGCCTCGTTCAATTCCTACTCTGAGCACGTACATGCCCTGGGGCCTCTCCTGGTGGTCATGGAGGTGGGGCTGGTACTGTGCGCCCTGGTCCACATCATCATTGCTGTGGTGCTCTTTCTGGAAAACCGCAAAGCACGCCCGCTCAAGTATGCTATGGACAAGACCGGCAGCGGTGGACGTACCCTGTCTTCCCGGACCATGCCCTATACCGGGATCCTGATTCTACTCTTTGTCATTATTCACCTGAGCACTGTATCGAGATTTTTCGTCGATCGCAGCAGCAGGACAATTTTTGATGTGCTGACCCAGGTATTTTCCCACCCTGGCTACATCATCTTCTACACCATCGCCATGGTGATTGTGGCCTTGCATGTGAGGCACGGCCTGTGGAGCGCCTTTCAGACTGTGGGCGCCAGTCATCCCAAGTATATGCCGTTCATCGAGAAGGCCAGCATTGTCTTTGCCGTCATTGTGGCCCTGGGTTTTGGCACGCTCCCACTTGCCATCTCCTTTATGAAGTGA